From one Bos indicus x Bos taurus breed Angus x Brahman F1 hybrid chromosome 7, Bos_hybrid_MaternalHap_v2.0, whole genome shotgun sequence genomic stretch:
- the LOC113896317 gene encoding olfactory receptor 2M3-like, which produces MDIWNHTSLSDFILLGLFSYSPYDFFLFSLVLLASATALAGNILFLLLTQADRRLHTPMYFFLSQVSIMDLTIMGAVVPNMAANFLSGSKIISRGGCATQVFLVVTVVSAECFLLAVMAYDRYVAVCHPLRYPVLMNWKACCLMSLASWMGGVADSVIDVGMVFSFPYCGSLQVDHFFCEVPAVLHLSCADTSLFEDLIYACCVIMLLLPLGVVVASYARILMAVISMTSTEGKQKALSTCSSHLAVVGLYYGGAIFSYMQRASTRTPVGDRATSIFYTILTPMLNPLIYSLRNKEVMRAFKKMWKMQGR; this is translated from the coding sequence ATGGACATCTGGAACCACACCTCGTTATCAGACTTTATCCTTTTGGGTCTGTTCAGCTATTCACCATATGACTTCTTCCTATTTTCCCTTGTCCTTCTGGCCTCTGCTACAGCCCTGGCTGGCAacatcctcttcctcctgctcacCCAGGCTGACAGGCGCCTGCACACTCCCATGTACTTTTTTCTTAGTCAGGTTTCCATCATGGACCTGACCATAATGGGCGCAGTGGTGCCCAATATGGCAGCCAACTTCCTCTCGGGAAGTAAGATCATCTCTCGGGGTGGCTGTGCCACTCAGGTCTTCTTAGTGGTTACGGTAGTAAGTGCTGAGTGCTTCCTCCTGGCAGTCATGGCCTATGACAGGTATGTGGCCGTGTGTCACCCTCTGCGGTACCCTGTGCTCATGAACTGGAAGGCCTGCTGTCTGATGTCCTTGGCATCCTGGATGGGTGGAGTGGCTGACAGTGTGATTGATGTAGGGATGGTCTTCAGCTTCCCCTACTGTGGCTCTCTCCAGGTGGACCACTTCTTCTGTGAGGTCCCGGCCGTGCTGCATCTCTCTTGTGCAGACACATCCCTCTTTGAGGACCTCATCTATGCTTGTTGCgtgatcatgctgctgctgcccctgGGAGTCGTTGTGGCTTCCTATGCCCGGATCCTCATGGCTGTTATTAGCATGACCTCCACTGAGGGGAAACAGAAGGCTCTGTCCACGTGCTCCTCCCAcctggctgtggtgggtctttacTATGGGGGAGCCATATTTAGCTACATGCAGAGAGCCTCCACTAGGACTCCAGTGGGGGACCGAGCCACCTCCATTTTCTATACCATCCTCACCCCAATGCTCAACCCACTCATTtacagcctgaggaacaaggAGGTAATGAGGGCCTTCAAGAAGATGTGGAAGATGCAGGGGAGATAG